Proteins encoded together in one Triticum dicoccoides isolate Atlit2015 ecotype Zavitan chromosome 7B, WEW_v2.0, whole genome shotgun sequence window:
- the LOC119338909 gene encoding probable calcium-binding protein CML21 — translation MGGVFGRQDTSRRGSHGMKLESKMVESMKQRAAHGTSVKSFNSIIMKFPKIDEGLRKCKTIFEQFDEDSNGEIDKEELKNCFQKLEISFTEEEISDLFEACDINEDMGMKYNEFIVFLCLVYLLNDPAASEAKTKMGLGDLESTFETLVDAFVFLDKNKDGYVSKDEMIQAINESIPGERSAGRIAMKRFEEMDWDKNGMVTFKEFLFAFTRWVGIGENEDDDE, via the exons ATGGGAGGCGTGTTTGGACGCCAGGACACCAGCAGGAGGGGCtcgcatggcatgaagctagagtCGAAGATGGTGGAGTCCATGAAGCAGAGAGCGGCGCATGGAACTTCGGTCAAGTCGTTCAATAGTATTATCATGAAGTTCCCAAAAATCGACGAGGGCTTGAGAAAATGCAAGACTATCTTTGAGCAATTCG ATGAAGATTCCAATGGTGAAATTGATAAAGAAGAGCTGAAGAATTGCTTTCAGAAGCTGGAAATCTCATTCACAGAGGAGGAGATAAGTGATCTCTTTGAAGCCTGCGACATAAATGAAGATATGGGCATGAAGTACAATGAGTTCATTGTCTTTCTGTGCCTTGTTTATCTTCTCAATGATCCGGCTGCGTCAGAAGCA AAGACAAAGATGGGATTAGGAGATCTTGAGTCAACTTTTGAGACCTTGGTTGATGCATTTGTCTTCTTGGATAAGAATAAGGATGGGTATGTGAGTAAGGATGAGATGATTCAAGCAATAAATGAGAGCATACCAGGGGAACGCTCTGCTGGCCGTATAGCCATGAAAAGATTTG AGGAGATGGATTGGGACAAGAATGGGATGGTTACCTTCAAGGAATTTCTGTTTGCATTCACTCGCTGGGTAGGGATAGGCGAAAACGAGGACGACGATGAATGA